The following is a genomic window from Pseudopipra pipra isolate bDixPip1 chromosome 2, bDixPip1.hap1, whole genome shotgun sequence.
GTGAGGCCCCTGTAAGCCCCACCACCGTGCTGAGAAACCTCCATGAGCAGGGTTTAGAAGCAAATAATACTCACAGAGGTGGTTTTGGACATCCCTTTGTCACAATGCTTGACAAGTACCACGAAACACAAGACAATCAAAATGCCACTGGCTTCTGCATGTGACAATGCCAAATCAATTCTTATCCTGTGGCTTTTTTGTCAAGAGGTGGAATAGAGCTAGGCTAAAAAGGGGAATTCATCTGTAAAGCCACTGAAATCCTGTCCTGATCTATAGAAATAGGGTATGGAGGCTTCAAAAGATCAACCAGCCCAATGTGTGTGAAGGGCGCACAACAGAGCCCAAATTGCACTTGAATCCAGGAACTGCTGGCAGAAGGGCTTCCTTTCAAACCCTGCATGAGATTATCACCTCAAACGCAAGGGCAGAAGCCATCCTCTGCAGAAAGAAGCTTCCTTTTCATCTCCCACAGTTGTGCTGCAGGTCTCACAGAGCCCGCGTGAGTAGAGGCAGTGAGGAGAGGTCAAGAAAGCTCAAAGGGCATGGAAAAAGCAGATCTGTCTGCAACTTttggaggagcagggggagggggaggcagggCTACCACTGCTCCTGAACTCGAACAGGCTCAGCTGGACCCAGGGAGTGTCAGGAGTATTTGAGGAGTCTGAGTGGAGAGGAGTGGGGAGAAGTTGCAGTCTGGGTTGAGACCAGTACgtcagaaaaaggaagagatatGTGCTTCAGGAGGGATATAGGGTTTTTCCATACAATGAGAAAAACAGACATCTTTCCAAAGCTGCTTGGACTATGAAGCAAAGTCTCTGGTAGTGATAATTGAATACCTCAGCTAAATTGCAAGGTTTTTGGGATGTGCTGAGAAACACTGGGTCAAGGCTGAAATCTCAGGACCTGGCTGCTTTCTTATGTGGAGCTTTTGGATAGTGGTTGCAGCTGAAGCTCCAGTTTCCTCTAGGAGTTCACAGAAGCCCCAGGAAACTGTATTTGGGTCATAAAACTAATCTTAACCAGCCCAGGAAGAAAGCTCCTCTACCTCCAAATGCATTTGTGTCCACAGGCAGAGGCTGATGCACCTGTGTCTCTGGGGGTTGGGAGAAGGGCTGCCTACCAGTGTCACACCCGAGTTGTTGTCAGGTCACATCACAGTTGTTGTGAGTCACATCTCTGTGCAGCTTGCCTTGGGCAAGTTGGCCAAGGTTTGCCTCATGCCTCTGTACTCATGTACCAGCACCAAGTGCTGTGCTATCTGCTCTTGCTTAATGCAGCTTCCCTCTGAGGCATGAGGAGCAGATAGTAGGTGGAAAGCTCCAGATCTTCCACAGCTTCTCCTCTGGGGCCTGTTGAAGGAttggctctccagctgcccagctATTGTCATGGCCTTGGAGTACCTGCATGGTCTCTGATTGGTAATGATGATACTGGACCACCTGAAATGCAGAAGGAGTCAGACAAAGGGTTGCCATATGTGGCACAGGGGAATGAAGTGAATACAAAGTAATGGACTCTTTCAATGCCAATGACTTGAGGTAGAGGGAGAATTCACAGAAATACGGCAACATTAttacagtgtttatttttagatCTACAGTAAaggcttttccttcccttttcctcctcctggtctctctgcttttctccatgcTGCAATCCTATTGGATGTACCTAAGGAGAAATAGAAATTTGCCACTCTCCAGCTGATACCTGTGTGGTGGTGACTGTGTCCAGTTTTCTTCACAACTATAGTAGCCTAAGAGATGGGCTAACCCCAGGAGAAGAGGATTGCTTTCTCCAACTCATGTGACTGCAGTAATAGCTGCCCAAGGGGAGGGAGGAGTaagctgggctctgcctgccaaggaggagaagaaagccAGCTTCTGGGGAGGCAAGAGCATGGGCCAGATGGACGGCCCACATACAAGGTGTGAGCACTCTTGTTACACTGAAGAGGCACCTCACGCTCAACCATGATATTTACATGGCAGCTGGAGCAGACCCACTTTTCAATGTGGTACTCAGAGTTCAAGTGCCTGCATTTGAGCAGGAAAGATTTCCTTGCTTTTTGGACTGCTCCCTGGCTTGTCATGTTTCTTAGATTGCAATAACTGAAGGCTTTTCTAAAATCTCTGGAGTTTGCAGCACATAGGTCCATGAGCCAGACAGCAATCTCTCCAGCTTTCAGATGAGTAGAGGACCAGGATCCATCTCAGGTTTGCCAGAATTTGCAGCGCTGTATTGCTGAACATGTGGCCAAACATTGCCCAGATCCAGATTTGACCTGCAAAACAGTTTTACGTGACCCCCTGGACATACTCACTGGTCAGTAAGTTTGGCAGTGACAGAGCTTCAGGTTGACCTCATGAGCCTGCCATTTTCAAATACAGAGCCATACAGCTTCATATATATTGGTCTGGCCTCCAAACACCTGTTTGTGACTAAAAATGGCTTCTCACCCTAGAAATAATGGCCATGCCTACACATGCTATCacaggaaaatagaaaatacttATGTGCTCTGCTGGTATAATGGTGAGAGCACTGGAGATGTCTCTATGCCTAACCCTCAAACCACTGCAGAAAGAATAGTAGGAAATACCTGTTTTGCATCTGTCACTGTTGGAAGTCTTGCATACCCCAAATAGAGCAGCTGCTTAGGCAGCATTGTTAGAGAGGTCTCGCAATTCTCTGTTCCTCAGGGAAGTCCCCTTCATTGACACCTGTGTCTGCTTATATATTCCCACAGCTTCTTTGAAGAATCACAGAGTCAGTGATCCCAGCAAGAGACACACAAGTGCAGGTACTCTGGCAGAAGTAGGATGttaaagctgcttttcctgttgTCTGCTTAAGTTGGGCCGACTTCAGCCTTTCTTTCTGGGTTTATATTTTCATAACCACCTGGCAAATGCAGCTGTctctgggtttgggttttttccctccccctctccaTGCAGACACATGTTCCATCCCTTTGAAAGAAGGACTTCGTAGGAGCTGGCATTTGAGCTTCTTTCTCCAAGAGGTCTCACACCACTGACTAGTGCCTTTATGCTCCTCTCTCTGGAAGGGGCTGAATTTGACACGGGGCACCTGACTCCAGACTGCAGGATATAGCACTCTCAGGAATTTGGTGGGAATGCTACTTGGCCTGGCTCCCATGAAccagctgcagcctgagctactccctccctccttccctcacaTCTGACTTGCGGGGCTCAGCCCCAGTTTCCAACATGGGTGGGATATGGGCTACCCTTAGCAAAGTGCAGCCAAGCCCTGCACCAAAGGTACATGTGTGGGATACAGCTAAGGAACCGTGCTTACCAGTTCAGTCCCATGGTAGTGAAACAGCCAGCAGAGTGGACAGCATCCTCTGGAATAACACTGGCTCCTTTGGAAGAGGAGTGAGGTGAGGGCACTGAACTTGTCCGCTGTCCATCCAGATGTAGCTGGTGTTTCTGGCTAGGTGGAAATGCAACACCATGAGCTGAGGTTGGCATGGGTGCTGTTGTGATGATGAAAACCCTACCCAAAACAGAGATGAAGACACGATGCCCTCAAAGTGGTCCCAGTCTTCTGTAGCTCAAGTATCAAGGAGAGTTATCAGATTAATACCTGGGGAAGTTTCTCCTCTGAAACTACTACAAAGCAAGGGCTGAGAGGTATACAGACAGGCTGGCAAGTTCTATCTATCTATCCTTCTCCTCAAGgataatttctatttctttgtgAACCATATTGTACTGGTGGTCTAATTGAAGACTATTTGGCTTTTCCTAGGTTGCATGAAGAACTAAAGATGGCAAAAAGTGAGGACTGCATACACATTTTACAGGGTCTATTAGTCTTTGGAAATGTGGTCATTGGGGTAAGTGAAGTGGAACAAGTACAGTGGAGGCTTCCTTCCAGTATGAcacttcttaaaaacagcagttTTCAAATGTGAAATCCTTCTTCAAGTGTGAAGTCCACACATAAATAGTCCAATAAAGTgtgagagaagaggaaaaggagagctGTCCTAGATGAACAGTTTGGTGGGAAAGGGACAGCAGGGGGTGATCCAGAAGATCAAGGTAAGTTCTAGAGAAAGAGTCCTAGAACTGTCATCAGAAGCTGACTAACATCTTTCCAGCCACCTCTCTCCATATAATGATGGAATGGTTCTGTTCATTCTTTCATAACAACATCCTCAGGTCCTAGGCCAGACCTCTCAGGTCTAGGCTGGGTGAGATTTGCCTGTAGTTCTTCTGTGAAGTCACAATACAAGAAATTGTAGAGCTGGGCAGAGGAGGAGTTGAGTAGCTCCCATTTGTCAGGCAATCAAATGAAAGGAAAGCAGTCTATGCCTGCTTCTGTCTCTCCTGTTTCTTTAGGGAAGCTTGACCTAATGCATTTCCTACACTTGTGCTCCTCAGATGTGTGGCATTGCCCTGACAGCAGAATGTATCTACTTTGTGTCTGATCCACATGGTCTCTACCCTCTGCTGGAAGCCACAGAAAATGATGGCATCTATGCTGCTGCCTGGATTGGCATCTTTGTTGGCTTTGCACTGTTTGCTCTATCTATCCTTGGTATCATTGGAATCATTAAGTCTGACAGGACCTTGCTGCTGGTGGTAAGTATAAGAAAGTTTGCCTACCTATTGCTATCAAACTGAACAAATGCTGCCTTAGTTTCCCTGATCACCTCAGTAATCCACCAATGAGCAAAGACAGCTTTTATAGCGATGAGGAGCCAAAGGTTCTTCTTGGTCATGGCTGTGGTGTCCCAGAAAATGACTCCTGTGAAGATGCATGCATGAGAAGATCCCAGACCAGGCTGAGGGAATGGATGGAGGTGGCCACAGTGGAGGTTTAAGCTGACTGGCTTGACCCTGACCTTGCCCTTAAGCAATGCAGAAGCACTTGTGCAATCACATATATCTGGGATGTGGTTTAGATCCTTGTTTCTCCCCACCCCTTACTGCTTTTCAGCTGTCATGCACCATTCAGTTTAGGAGCTGATAAGTAATTATTTCTGTACAAGGCATTAGTAAGTGTCAGTATACCAACTATGGATGCAGTTGAGAACATGAGACATCAGCAGGCAGGCACAAATTACAGGGGTGGGGACAGAGATTTTGATAAGCCGAGGACAATGTTAAGATGTGAACAAATCTTTGTACAGTGTCTTACTTAGTCCTTTGGTCTGGCAAAACATTAGTGGCAAAACTTAGCTGATGCTTGTATGAACAAAAGGTGGAGCTGAAAACTCTGGAATTGGCTCTCTCTTGGATTATTGTGGGGTGGCAGGGTGTCTGTTTTAGACAAGAGGCACTCAGAGATCTGAACTCTTGTGCCAGGGAATTTGCCAGCAAACAGCTGAGGAAATAGAATTCCCTTAACTCTGAATTTTGGTGTCTTGGCTAAATCCCAAGGCTCTGATTTGAGAGATATGAGAGGCTACAAGGGACAGAAGCTTGGATAAGAAGGAAACTTGAATCAGAGATGAACATTATAAAATGTGAGAGGAGAAATAGACATGAGAACTCGAAAGGGAATATGGAAAATGTTAAAGGGATTgtgcagaaaagggaaaagaaggagtGAAATAGACCATGAGAGGTGACCCTTGGAATCTGTTTTCATGAAGGATCTTTGCTCACAGTGTAGGAGTGTTAAGGAAATCTGATGATGAAAAATCAAGAGGATCTGAATGATACCCTGAATTGCACCTTCTGTTTCCCCAAAGTACAAGTTCTCCTGCTAGGAGTGAACAGCTTCTTGCTGAAAAGCCTATAGCTGTCAAGTGGAAGGAGAAGACATGACACAAACATAGGTTGCCAATGAGTTGCAACAAAGAAAAGGGCAAATGTTATTCTAGGACATATTAGGCAAAATGTTTTCCATAAAGGCAGTGTAGTCTTAATGCCATGAGGTCCTGATGAAATCTCATCTGTGAGATGGGGAACAATTCCGGTCATTTACCTTCAAGAAAGCAGATTGCAAATTGAAACAAGCACAGGGAAATGCTATATGAACATTCAGGGGCACAGAGAGGACTGAAGAAACCATGATAGCCTGGCCACCTTTACCTTGAGTAGGGTTTCAGGCTTAATCTCGAAAAAAATGCATAACTGTTTCTCTAAGAACTAACTCTGCTCTCTGTCTCCCACAGTACATCATTCTGATGCTGATTacttttgcatttgaaatggCTTCTTGTATCACGGCAGCGACTCACCGAGACTTCGTGAGTATTTCTTTCCTGATGTATTCTTTTAACTGCACTGGGAAATGCAGTTCTAGGGCACACAGTTGTGCTGTTCCGTGTAGTAAATGGCCTATGTGATAGTACAGTGTAAACTCATAGGACTACTGCTAAGCAGAAGACAGCCCTTCAGGGAAAGACTCCAACATCATCATTCTAATCAAGGAAAtaactttgttttttctaacatagttttgttatttttaacattttaaaatgtttacaaCCTTGCAGTTAAGGAAATAATAGCGTGGGCTAGCTGAATCATCAATACAGTGTTTAGTCTTTCAGCTACAGACTGATTAATCTATTATACACGTCAAAGACAAATCTTCAGTATTGCCCCAGGCAATGTTACTAGAGAGGGAAAGATTATATGGGTTATTGAAGATATTGGTGGGGAGCAAAATGATTTGTGGTACTTTAGTTCCAAGCAACATATCAAATGCAACCCATAGCTTCTGCACATCTCCTGTGGTTTGACATCTGGTAGTGCCTGCTTAAGATCTATGTCTTTCTTGCTCCTGGTCCTCAAATCCTGCTCTTTATTCTCTTTTGTGTAAAACCAGGGTAGAGGCAGCATTCCTGTTCTCCATCAAGACActgaaacaagcaaacaaaccctCCACAAATAACCCTATATTTTCTTTACATGGCCACTTATTTACATTGTTTTTGCATCAACcaactgttgttttttttctgtagctcaCTCCAAATCTCTTCCTGAAGCAAATGCTGGAGAGGTATCAGAAGGCAGAGCCAGCTAATAACAATGACAAATGGATGACTGAAGGGGTCACAAAGACGTGGGATAAACTCATGCTTCAggtaataataacaataataaaagtcACTAATTACTAAATGCTCTGCAGGTCTGGAATTTCAAGTCCTTCTTGGGGCCGCTCAGTAATAAAGAGGATGGCATCTGCCTTGAACCTTAAAGAAAGTTCTGACATACTCCCCCTTTTGCTTGTTTATCAGATAGACTGTCAAAGGCAGGCACTTCAAAAATCTCTCCCATAAATCTGTAGTTAATGCCTAACCAGCCATGTGCAGTGTCCAGACATGTGTGGGGCTGTGGCCTGGGCCCATAAAGACTATTCTCTTCTCTCACCCTGCAGAACCATTGCTGTGGGGTGCTGGGCCCCTCCGACTGGCAGGAGTACACGTCTGCCTTCCGCTCCACACACAGCGATGCTGACTTCCCCTGGCCACGAAAATGCTGTGCCATGGATGCCCAAGGGCTTCCCGTCAACCTTGATGGCTGCAAACTTGGAGTCCCTGGCTATTATAACAGCAATGTAAGACCATCCCTGCTTTTTCCAGTTAATGTATGTCAGTCAACAGTGCCTTTCTGGAAGGGAATGAAACTGTGAATAGCCTTTCTTCTCTACTGTAATCTCTGGGTTTCTCCTATCTTCTGGAGCAGAAGAGCCTGGAGTGGAGTCCTGGCCACGTTGCTGAACACAggataggggttttttttaggataGAGACTTTCCTGATGGATAGAGAACTATTAAGAAAACTCTCCCAATACCACCAGAAAGAAGTGACATCTCTAACATGTAGATGGACAGCAGCTGAATCAAACTTAGCCCAAAGATGAGTGCATATAATATGAGCAAATCAGCAGTTCTACCTCAAGGTAGAACTTTTCAGTAGACTAGCAACTAATCTATTCAAATAGGTTGCTGGGTCATGAGCATCAGCTTCTGCATTAGCATGCATTTCTAGAAGGCATTCAAGCTTCCAATTTTGCCTGTAGCTTCTTAATTCTAGAGGTCAATTCTGTGTCAACTGTGTTTGGTTATCTAAGTGTACTTGGCAAGTGGATGGCACAGGAAGCTGTCCTTGAAGTGTCTGAGATAGATTTTTGCATTTGGAGCTAGAAACAGGTAGGTTATCTAGAAGTTGTCAATAAGCAGTGTAGCTCTGGCTTGGTTTTTTCAGATCCTACGAGGTGCCCAAATTGCAGTAGGAGAGGAAGATGTCACCTCAGTCTCTCTCAGAAGTGCCTTGCAGTAAAAGCTCAAAGCTGGTATTGAGTCATCCCTGGTTGTCTTACAGGGTTGTTATGACGCTATTTCTGGACCAGTGAACACACATGCCTGGGGTGTTGCCTGGTTTGGTTTTGCCATCCTCTGCTGGACTGTAAGTACTTTATATTTGCCTTtacttcc
Proteins encoded in this region:
- the UPK1B gene encoding uroplakin-1b; its protein translation is MAKSEDCIHILQGLLVFGNVVIGMCGIALTAECIYFVSDPHGLYPLLEATENDGIYAAAWIGIFVGFALFALSILGIIGIIKSDRTLLLVYIILMLITFAFEMASCITAATHRDFLTPNLFLKQMLERYQKAEPANNNDKWMTEGVTKTWDKLMLQNHCCGVLGPSDWQEYTSAFRSTHSDADFPWPRKCCAMDAQGLPVNLDGCKLGVPGYYNSNGCYDAISGPVNTHAWGVAWFGFAILCWTFCVLLGTMFYWSGIEY